Proteins from a single region of Dysosmobacter acutus:
- a CDS encoding PhnD/SsuA/transferrin family substrate-binding protein translates to MKRYIAWFISAALLCPLLAGCGQGGASSGGASGSGAEREEPLQIKELRVELCSGAGADALLEAAASLPELLKAALKESGAEAERVRVTIGTSASATGAALKEGGVDAAMMGAADCVLWAGASRPILGAPAEGGRTELCTAPSDYGRALADRAEETERLGWSELTHAVWGLLETDSLYGRRLPNLWLADTYEGGTVDDLEQVKTYRSYEELLRGAAEEEVDVIALPEGFREGYAKLWTMEATRTGESGAHGFGRTDSIKEELRPFALTERIPTGVIAVSPAAAEDERLTDAIREAFLALARTGEGGALLKTVGGYDSYGPVAPEEIDALRRMLTTEGETWE, encoded by the coding sequence ATGAAACGATACATTGCCTGGTTTATCAGCGCCGCGCTGCTCTGCCCGCTTCTTGCGGGCTGTGGGCAGGGGGGAGCATCCTCCGGCGGCGCGTCCGGTTCCGGAGCGGAGCGGGAGGAGCCACTGCAAATCAAAGAACTGCGGGTTGAACTGTGTTCCGGTGCCGGCGCCGATGCGCTGCTGGAGGCGGCCGCCTCTTTGCCGGAGCTGCTGAAGGCCGCCCTGAAGGAGAGCGGCGCGGAGGCGGAGCGGGTCAGAGTCACCATCGGCACCTCCGCCAGCGCCACCGGCGCGGCCCTGAAGGAGGGCGGCGTGGACGCGGCGATGATGGGAGCCGCCGACTGTGTGCTTTGGGCCGGTGCGTCCCGGCCCATTCTGGGGGCGCCGGCAGAGGGCGGAAGAACGGAGCTTTGCACCGCGCCCTCAGATTATGGACGGGCCCTGGCGGACCGTGCGGAGGAGACGGAGCGGTTAGGCTGGTCCGAGCTGACCCACGCCGTCTGGGGGCTTCTTGAGACGGATTCGCTGTACGGCCGTCGTCTGCCCAATCTGTGGCTGGCGGACACCTACGAGGGCGGCACAGTGGACGATCTGGAGCAGGTGAAGACCTACCGGAGCTATGAGGAGCTGCTGCGTGGGGCGGCGGAAGAGGAAGTGGACGTCATTGCCCTGCCGGAGGGCTTCCGGGAGGGATATGCCAAGCTCTGGACCATGGAGGCAACTCGTACGGGCGAAAGCGGCGCCCACGGCTTTGGCCGGACAGACTCTATCAAGGAGGAGCTCAGGCCCTTTGCCCTGACGGAGCGGATCCCCACCGGCGTGATCGCCGTCTCGCCGGCCGCAGCGGAGGACGAGCGGCTGACCGACGCCATCCGGGAGGCGTTTCTTGCCCTGGCCCGGACCGGGGAGGGCGGAGCTCTCCTAAAAACAGTGGGTGGATATGATTCCTATGGGCCGGTTGCGCCGGAGGAGATAGACGCCCTGCGCCGGATGCTGACCACAGAGGGGGAGACATGGGAATAG
- a CDS encoding alpha/beta hydrolase, translated as MGIAALALAAAGLAAFGWALFRKAVIRREDVRDPAETLCRRARRCGVDPMPMLQAARWLQSQSVRTVAMEGFDGLTLTADCLMAEGPSRGWVLLFHGYRSGPIQDFCMIAPELHRMGYDLLLVDQRSHGRSQGRYIGFGTLEQRDCRDWIDWVNRCFGAEQPIYLYGVSMGATTVLMAAGAELPGNVKGVVADCGFTSAGEILRHELKTLMHLPAFPMLWVVNGINRLLAGWSFFERSTLEAMKTIRVPVLFVHGGRDHFVPRDMTRRNFEACRSEKRLLFVEGADHGMSFAVDPEGYSRELARFMKNCE; from the coding sequence ATGGGAATAGCCGCCCTTGCCCTGGCCGCGGCGGGACTGGCGGCCTTTGGCTGGGCCCTCTTTCGAAAGGCCGTGATCCGCCGGGAGGATGTCCGCGATCCGGCGGAGACGCTGTGCCGCCGCGCCCGGCGCTGCGGCGTTGATCCAATGCCCATGCTGCAAGCGGCGCGGTGGCTTCAGAGCCAAAGCGTCCGGACCGTGGCCATGGAGGGCTTCGACGGGCTGACGCTGACGGCGGACTGCCTGATGGCGGAGGGGCCGTCCCGGGGATGGGTGCTGCTGTTCCACGGCTACCGATCCGGACCAATTCAGGACTTCTGCATGATCGCGCCGGAGCTCCACCGCATGGGCTACGACCTGCTGCTGGTGGATCAGCGCTCCCACGGGAGAAGCCAGGGGAGGTATATCGGCTTCGGCACGCTGGAGCAGCGGGACTGCCGGGACTGGATCGACTGGGTCAACCGCTGTTTTGGGGCGGAACAGCCCATCTATCTGTACGGCGTCTCCATGGGGGCTACCACCGTACTGATGGCCGCGGGGGCGGAACTGCCAGGGAATGTGAAGGGCGTGGTGGCGGACTGTGGCTTCACCTCCGCCGGGGAGATCCTCCGCCATGAGCTGAAGACGCTGATGCACCTGCCGGCCTTTCCCATGCTGTGGGTGGTGAACGGAATCAACCGCCTCTTGGCGGGCTGGAGTTTTTTTGAGCGCTCCACCCTGGAGGCCATGAAGACTATCCGGGTTCCGGTGCTTTTTGTCCACGGCGGCAGGGATCACTTCGTGCCAAGAGACATGACGCGCAGAAATTTCGAGGCCTGCCGCAGCGAAAAGCGGCTGCTTTTCGTGGAGGGCGCGGACCACGGCATGAGCTTTGCCGTGGACCCGGAGGGCTATTCAAGGGAACTTGCCCGTTTTATGAAGAATTGTGAATAA
- a CDS encoding cupin domain-containing protein — MVKKELPRREKEGVQGGRGVIEFSDLASIDETYGHVRLFSTCTLRPGCSIGYHTHEQETEFYYILQGEGVVSDNGTELIMRPGQVMSTGNGQGHSIENRSQSDLVFLAMIVTA; from the coding sequence ATGGTAAAAAAAGAGCTTCCCCGCCGTGAAAAGGAGGGCGTCCAGGGCGGCCGGGGCGTCATCGAATTTTCAGACCTGGCCTCCATCGACGAGACCTACGGGCACGTCCGTCTGTTTTCCACCTGTACGCTGCGCCCGGGATGCAGCATCGGATACCACACCCATGAGCAGGAAACGGAATTCTACTACATCCTCCAGGGGGAAGGTGTGGTCAGCGACAACGGCACGGAGCTGATCATGCGCCCGGGGCAGGTGATGTCCACCGGCAACGGGCAGGGGCACAGCATTGAAAACCGATCCCAGAGCGACCTTGTGTTTCTGGCCATGATCGTCACGGCCTGA